The following proteins come from a genomic window of Desulfovibrio litoralis DSM 11393:
- a CDS encoding ankyrin repeat domain-containing protein, translated as MKNINLFLLFLAVCLLSGCGLAQAGALSAFESNYHFPDDASREKVLSIAEKYPLEALVSSKFYEVATPNDVEKIINIYGASLKNKNKRSFSVGSKSEWGGSALVGILLPIYQLESDAQDPLTIALKHSPHVEVIKKLVQAGCNPIGRSKDYAERGHNRGYNPEILSYLLSYSPNIPEIGKVLQQRARGYSYDEPDDLEFMRVLLTQTKNLGTKELNYQEEYDSKTPLMNVCGRGNNHGNSNEQLVFLLLQLGADSEITLKNGERAIGFALERGNYNIAKEMIKYGVNTTYLTNKNETLLNKAVPKYQQEPDHELFLMLASKVEATGEAGQNALKAAIYVGSVEATKILIKRGAKLNSTTTYDIGEWTPKQKEVIALKTPKQKEMIALQKLKQKEMIAFLKKNGMKFNTIS; from the coding sequence ATGAAAAATATTAATTTGTTTTTGCTATTTTTAGCTGTATGTTTACTTTCTGGTTGTGGGCTTGCACAAGCTGGGGCATTATCAGCTTTTGAAAGTAATTATCATTTTCCTGATGATGCTTCTCGTGAAAAGGTTTTAAGCATTGCCGAAAAATATCCTTTAGAAGCCTTAGTAAGTAGTAAGTTTTATGAAGTAGCCACTCCAAATGATGTTGAAAAAATAATAAATATATATGGAGCTTCTTTAAAAAATAAAAATAAAAGAAGTTTTAGTGTGGGGAGTAAAAGTGAATGGGGTGGTAGTGCACTTGTAGGGATATTGCTACCAATATATCAACTAGAAAGTGATGCTCAAGACCCACTAACTATAGCCTTAAAACATTCGCCTCATGTTGAAGTTATTAAAAAATTAGTACAAGCTGGCTGTAACCCCATTGGTCGATCAAAAGATTATGCTGAACGCGGACACAATCGCGGGTACAATCCAGAAATTTTATCTTATTTATTAAGTTATTCTCCCAATATTCCCGAAATAGGAAAAGTATTACAACAGAGAGCAAGGGGGTATAGCTATGATGAGCCTGATGATCTAGAATTTATGCGTGTTTTATTAACACAGACAAAAAATTTAGGCACAAAAGAGCTAAACTATCAAGAGGAATACGATTCAAAAACCCCTTTAATGAACGTTTGTGGTCGTGGTAACAATCATGGTAACAGCAATGAACAATTAGTATTTTTGTTGTTACAACTTGGTGCAGACTCGGAGATAACACTTAAAAACGGTGAACGAGCAATTGGTTTCGCTTTAGAACGAGGAAACTATAATATAGCCAAAGAAATGATAAAATATGGTGTGAATACAACTTATCTTACTAATAAAAATGAAACACTCCTCAACAAGGCTGTACCTAAATATCAACAAGAACCTGACCATGAATTATTTTTAATGCTTGCTTCTAAAGTGGAAGCAACAGGAGAAGCAGGACAAAATGCTTTAAAAGCAGCTATTTATGTTGGCAGTGTAGAGGCTACAAAAATTTTAATAAAACGAGGGGCAAAGTTAAATTCGACTACAACTTACGATATAGGAGAATGGACACCAAAACAAAAAGAGGTAATTGCCTTAAAGACACCAAAACAAAAAGAAATGATTGCCTTACAGAAATTAAAACAAAAAGAAATGATTGCCTTTTTAAAAAAAAATGGGATGAAGTTTAATACAATTAGCTAA
- a CDS encoding acyltransferase family protein, which produces MSVGAVNNTAVKNRIDYLDFVKGLAIISVVLLHTLPSGWLKPIFAVFHIWQAVPVFIFVAGITGCITWERRKKNISAYYKDLPSKIWGLYLPYIIAVLLYQLYVFDFMNPFHFVTSILSGSVGPGGYFVSLIVQHMLIFPFILMLRDKLGNDNKFLLACLFISFLLEWLFVSACAADPNADNMFYRFFYGRYLFVAALGATFYNNQSLFSAFKLRVLSGISIVYIILTLYFGISLSFIPNEWNPQHYPSYFYTYLLVAWLVKNKNKVSDSLHHIISKFGKNSYDIFITQLFIFSTFGVSMRHGFFTALLLPFICLYGGLLVAYLKKKYTLI; this is translated from the coding sequence ATGTCTGTTGGGGCTGTTAACAATACTGCGGTTAAGAATAGAATTGACTATCTTGATTTTGTAAAAGGTTTGGCAATTATTAGCGTTGTGTTGCTTCATACTTTACCGTCTGGGTGGTTAAAACCTATTTTTGCCGTGTTTCATATCTGGCAAGCAGTTCCGGTTTTTATTTTTGTTGCCGGAATAACAGGTTGTATTACTTGGGAAAGAAGAAAAAAGAATATCTCAGCTTATTATAAAGACTTACCGTCAAAGATATGGGGTCTTTATTTACCTTATATTATTGCTGTATTATTATATCAATTATATGTTTTTGATTTTATGAATCCTTTTCATTTTGTTACTAGTATTTTATCCGGATCAGTCGGTCCGGGTGGTTATTTCGTAAGTTTAATCGTTCAACATATGTTAATTTTTCCCTTTATTTTAATGTTGCGTGATAAACTTGGCAATGACAATAAATTTCTTTTAGCCTGTCTGTTTATTTCATTTTTATTGGAATGGTTATTCGTATCGGCTTGTGCGGCTGACCCTAATGCAGACAACATGTTTTATCGCTTTTTTTATGGGCGTTATTTGTTTGTTGCGGCTTTGGGTGCGACTTTTTACAATAATCAAAGTTTGTTTTCGGCGTTTAAATTACGAGTTTTATCAGGAATCAGTATTGTTTATATTATTTTGACGCTATATTTTGGAATTTCGCTTTCATTTATTCCAAACGAGTGGAACCCACAACATTATCCTTCTTATTTTTATACTTATTTATTAGTAGCTTGGCTTGTAAAAAATAAAAATAAGGTCTCTGATTCATTACACCATATTATTTCTAAATTTGGTAAAAATTCGTATGATATTTTTATCACTCAACTTTTTATTTTCAGTACTTTTGGCGTAAGTATGCGTCATGGATTTTTTACGGCGTTATTATTGCCTTTTATTTGCTTATATGGTGGTTTGTTGGTGGCTTATTTGAAAAAGAAATATACCTTAATATGA
- the dksA gene encoding RNA polymerase-binding protein DksA, translating into MDHKDLEYFRNLLTGMIEEAQNKGDSTIEEMTDNAEVFADPADRATMESDRAFTLRIRDRERRLIKKIKEAIQRLDDGSFGVCEDCGEEVGIPRLKARPVTKLCINCKSKQEESENQQNDL; encoded by the coding sequence ATGGATCATAAAGACCTTGAATATTTTCGCAATCTGTTAACCGGAATGATTGAAGAAGCTCAAAATAAAGGCGACAGCACTATAGAAGAGATGACTGACAACGCTGAAGTATTTGCCGACCCGGCGGATAGAGCAACCATGGAATCTGATCGTGCTTTTACTCTTAGAATTCGTGATCGTGAACGCAGATTAATAAAAAAAATTAAAGAAGCCATACAGCGTCTTGATGATGGTTCTTTTGGAGTCTGTGAAGACTGCGGAGAAGAGGTTGGAATTCCAAGACTTAAAGCCCGCCCCGTAACAAAGCTTTGTATAAACTGTAAAAGCAAGCAAGAAGAAAGCGAAAACCAACAAAACGACCTTTAA
- a CDS encoding PxxKW family cysteine-rich protein gives MSAESKTLAGAKKTDKGVEVNGFLCHTVVEKCEGCDRVREFEGQSFCASYPQPERKWSLGRCNFATHVKEAQAAGAKVNPLKASKRSTASKRK, from the coding sequence ATGAGTGCAGAATCTAAAACACTTGCCGGTGCCAAGAAAACCGATAAAGGCGTAGAAGTTAACGGTTTTCTTTGCCACACTGTAGTTGAAAAATGTGAAGGTTGTGATCGTGTGCGTGAATTTGAAGGGCAAAGTTTTTGTGCTTCTTATCCTCAGCCTGAGCGTAAATGGTCTTTAGGGCGTTGTAACTTTGCGACTCACGTTAAAGAAGCTCAAGCTGCCGGTGCTAAAGTTAACCCGCTTAAAGCTTCTAAGCGTAGTACTGCGTCAAAACGTAAGTAA
- a CDS encoding M20 family metallo-hydrolase: MLNNILKYLDTTRERVIEIQSALTEKIAIGPENNGVGEQEKAKFLVDTLKKLGVNDITVYDSLDPRVPSGKRPNIVAKVNLVRDTTEKVKTLWVAGHMDVVPAGELSLWSSDPFKLKVDGDYIIGRGVEDNQQAITSALLATEALLYSQQNNNVTQTPKYNLGLLFVADEETGNKHGIQFLLEQHAELFDKEDIFLIPDYGNNEGSDIEIAEKTQLWLKVTVLGRQCHASTPDCGINSLKAAAACILSVDNMHKRFSKENSLFNPTISTFSPTKKELNVENINTIPGKDVFYIDCRIIPETAVEDVLSEMKDLLEKTAGKYGASVNIEIVQLSPQTPSESNNSEFFLKLKKAIKNFYNVDSRAVGIGGGTVAGLLRAKGFSALVWSKLIPNPHVPNEKSRISCNIGDAKVIVELLF, from the coding sequence ATGCTAAACAATATTCTGAAATATTTGGATACAACCAGAGAGCGAGTTATTGAAATTCAGAGTGCTTTAACTGAAAAAATTGCGATAGGTCCGGAAAACAACGGAGTCGGAGAACAGGAAAAAGCTAAGTTTTTAGTAGATACCTTAAAAAAACTCGGTGTGAATGATATTACTGTTTATGATTCTCTTGATCCTCGAGTGCCGAGTGGTAAGCGTCCCAATATTGTCGCCAAGGTGAATCTTGTTCGAGATACTACTGAAAAAGTAAAAACTCTTTGGGTCGCAGGACACATGGACGTTGTTCCGGCCGGAGAATTAAGTCTTTGGAGTTCTGATCCTTTTAAACTTAAGGTTGATGGCGATTATATTATTGGAAGAGGGGTTGAAGACAACCAGCAAGCGATAACTAGTGCTTTATTGGCAACAGAAGCCTTGTTGTATTCTCAACAAAATAATAATGTAACACAAACTCCTAAATATAATTTAGGGTTACTTTTTGTTGCTGATGAAGAAACAGGTAATAAACATGGAATACAGTTTTTACTTGAACAACATGCTGAACTTTTTGACAAAGAAGATATATTTTTAATTCCCGATTATGGGAATAATGAAGGTTCAGATATTGAAATCGCCGAAAAAACACAACTTTGGCTCAAAGTAACTGTTTTAGGGCGACAATGCCACGCCTCTACACCAGATTGCGGGATAAACTCATTAAAAGCTGCGGCTGCTTGTATCTTAAGCGTTGATAATATGCACAAGCGTTTTTCGAAGGAAAATTCCTTGTTTAATCCTACAATAAGCACTTTTTCACCCACCAAAAAAGAACTGAACGTAGAGAATATTAATACTATTCCGGGTAAAGACGTTTTTTATATTGATTGTAGAATTATTCCTGAAACCGCAGTTGAAGATGTGTTATCAGAAATGAAGGATTTATTGGAAAAAACTGCCGGTAAATATGGTGCATCAGTGAACATTGAAATAGTTCAACTTTCACCTCAAACTCCATCAGAATCAAATAACTCTGAATTTTTTCTTAAACTCAAAAAAGCCATTAAAAACTTTTATAACGTTGATTCCAGAGCTGTTGGAATAGGCGGCGGAACTGTTGCCGGTTTATTAAGAGCCAAAGGTTTTTCGGCCTTGGTCTGGTCTAAACTTATTCCTAATCCGCATGTTCCAAACGAAAAAAGCCGTATTTCCTGTAATATTGGAGATGCTAAAGTTATAGTCGAATTATTGTTTTAG
- a CDS encoding NFACT RNA binding domain-containing protein: MDAHFFRKLADELKELLNGARIEKIYAPALNTLSFQLFLPYEFKDQRKWKLYFRFERKEPLLFLSSIALPNPPVPPAFVMRLRKYVQDRKLGEAKINWVKRQMAFPFTASQDILSQEKNPPCWLLFDLKNGVKLLKELDEEFFTPPLFPDTAILEQLLKNSIDKTASSQQNELVSNIASWERYPVLTPALRNTMSYMDILDAKALLIDLEDTNGDIFVYRNKNITLANNPENLAQPKNIAVLSAWALEKEESKNFEQISFETCKYPCLNAVQDFSEQRLLENIGAKLGNEQAKPIKTAQKKFKKLMQKLDFEEERLLNMFAEKEKALLIKAELYRFNKEEKLPQITVQSLDNQKNIIVELNPKLTLLENMEAFFKQADRGERGLRYLIQRKELVKKEFEQSLKELENVSSQTKYVQETPEESNDSLQNSQPKTTENKLYSTFISSDGYVLLLGKSAKGNHELMRIALAHDYWLHSEIGQSAHLILRRKHGGDIVPQKSLEEAGVLVGLKSWQNTDSKANIICALAKDIKPMKKATPGTARINKVFKSFSVTLDNSLPQRLKQL, translated from the coding sequence ATGGACGCTCACTTTTTTAGAAAACTGGCAGACGAATTAAAAGAACTGCTTAACGGTGCCAGAATTGAAAAAATATATGCCCCCGCTCTTAATACTTTAAGCTTTCAACTTTTTTTACCATACGAATTTAAAGACCAAAGAAAATGGAAGCTTTATTTTCGATTTGAACGCAAAGAACCACTACTTTTTCTCTCCTCAATTGCCCTACCCAATCCTCCTGTTCCTCCTGCTTTTGTCATGCGTTTAAGAAAATATGTCCAAGATCGCAAGCTTGGCGAAGCAAAAATAAACTGGGTAAAACGCCAAATGGCTTTTCCGTTTACAGCTTCACAAGATATATTAAGCCAAGAAAAAAATCCACCTTGTTGGCTTTTGTTTGATCTAAAAAACGGCGTTAAACTTTTAAAAGAACTTGACGAAGAATTTTTTACACCGCCTCTTTTCCCCGATACTGCGATATTAGAACAGCTATTAAAAAATTCTATAGACAAAACAGCAAGTTCTCAACAAAATGAATTAGTTTCCAATATTGCAAGTTGGGAGCGTTATCCTGTTTTGACGCCTGCTTTGCGTAATACAATGTCTTATATGGATATTTTAGATGCAAAAGCCTTATTGATAGACCTAGAAGACACAAATGGTGATATTTTTGTTTATAGAAATAAAAATATCACCCTTGCCAATAATCCCGAAAATCTAGCACAACCCAAAAACATCGCTGTTTTATCTGCATGGGCTTTAGAAAAGGAAGAAAGCAAAAATTTTGAACAAATTTCATTTGAAACGTGTAAATATCCTTGTTTAAATGCCGTACAAGATTTTTCCGAACAAAGACTCTTGGAAAATATTGGGGCTAAACTGGGAAATGAACAAGCAAAACCGATTAAAACCGCACAAAAAAAGTTTAAAAAGCTGATGCAAAAATTAGACTTTGAGGAAGAGCGACTTTTAAATATGTTTGCTGAAAAAGAAAAAGCTCTTTTAATAAAAGCCGAACTTTATCGTTTCAATAAAGAAGAAAAATTGCCCCAAATAACTGTACAATCTTTGGATAATCAAAAAAATATTATTGTTGAACTCAATCCTAAACTTACTCTTTTAGAAAATATGGAAGCCTTTTTCAAACAAGCTGATCGAGGTGAAAGAGGTTTACGTTATCTTATTCAAAGAAAAGAATTGGTCAAAAAAGAGTTTGAACAGTCTTTAAAAGAACTCGAAAACGTCAGCAGTCAAACAAAATATGTACAAGAAACACCTGAAGAATCAAATGATTCACTGCAAAATTCACAACCCAAAACCACAGAAAATAAACTATATTCTACGTTCATCAGCTCAGACGGCTATGTCCTGCTTTTAGGGAAAAGTGCAAAAGGCAATCACGAATTAATGCGTATCGCTTTAGCCCACGATTATTGGCTTCATAGTGAAATAGGACAAAGTGCTCACCTTATCTTAAGACGTAAACATGGGGGCGATATTGTGCCTCAGAAAAGTTTGGAAGAAGCCGGGGTTTTAGTTGGTCTAAAAAGTTGGCAAAACACAGATTCTAAAGCAAATATAATTTGTGCATTGGCAAAAGATATTAAACCAATGAAAAAAGCTACTCCAGGAACAGCCAGAATAAACAAAGTTTTTAAAAGTTTTAGCGTAACCTTAGATAACAGCCTACCGCAACGCTTAAAACAATTATAA
- a CDS encoding major capsid protein, producing MGETLKNLATRFARKQPQQVDQLTEEAPILGVIPFEPASHDLWNMYEDVEDITGAGWVEMNAPLPELELSSTLKKVDLAILGGEIECPEDTANLFGGKEAYFSKKLPKIIRKSGMSAEQRIIYDNFRAFAVQNKKAFSAGGTGLGNSILAVRFVSGETCGLYGPQCFNQGTLLNTQSLNGGDLYKSTNPARNGVLVYGLRLKSYLGIQIGNKNSVSALVNITASSIPTATMIDDMLAEVRATPGSTYLFMHEKTRNMLCKYKADSLHISSGSKDVDRMITHWNGIEIVTSYNFLDNAEKAVTL from the coding sequence ATGGGAGAAACTTTAAAAAATTTAGCGACCCGTTTTGCTCGCAAACAACCACAACAAGTAGATCAATTAACCGAAGAAGCCCCTATTTTGGGTGTTATTCCTTTTGAACCCGCAAGTCATGATCTTTGGAATATGTATGAAGATGTGGAAGATATTACGGGTGCTGGCTGGGTAGAAATGAACGCCCCTTTACCCGAACTTGAACTTTCCAGCACGTTGAAAAAGGTTGATTTAGCTATTTTAGGCGGAGAAATCGAATGTCCCGAAGATACTGCAAATTTATTTGGCGGAAAAGAAGCTTATTTTTCAAAAAAACTGCCAAAAATTATTCGCAAATCTGGCATGAGTGCGGAACAACGTATTATTTATGATAATTTCCGTGCTTTTGCCGTGCAAAACAAAAAAGCTTTTTCTGCCGGCGGTACAGGTCTTGGAAACTCTATATTGGCAGTACGCTTTGTTTCCGGTGAAACTTGCGGGCTATATGGTCCACAATGTTTTAATCAAGGAACTTTGTTAAATACCCAATCTTTAAATGGCGGAGATTTATATAAAAGTACGAATCCTGCCAGAAACGGTGTTTTGGTCTACGGCTTACGTTTAAAGTCTTATTTGGGCATACAAATTGGCAATAAAAATTCTGTTTCCGCTTTGGTAAACATAACTGCAAGCAGTATCCCAACCGCTACCATGATTGACGATATGTTAGCCGAAGTTAGAGCCACCCCGGGGTCAACTTATTTGTTTATGCATGAAAAAACAAGAAATATGCTCTGCAAATATAAAGCAGATTCCTTGCATATCAGCTCAGGAAGCAAAGATGTTGATCGTATGATTACACATTGGAACGGCATTGAAATCGTTACTTCTTACAACTTTTTGGATAATGCGGAAAAAGCCGTTACTCTATAA
- a CDS encoding portal protein produces MKQTTLEKAKARVNLLEQHRQPMNEVWGELAKYLAPGRGAKNLTSQYDTLKSNSSSKNIFDATAIRAVRILASGMQSGLSSPARPWFRLRSFANETHNSGPIRRWLDEVENRIYASLARSNFYSAIHSLYTELAVFGSANLYMEACPEYNFRFECLSAGEYSWGIGENGRITSVARHIKVPLSVLASRFGVSRLSSNAQKLLSKDASQSIELVHLVEPRHQRKPNFIDHANLPYASILFEVDNSATELLHEGGFSEFPHLCARWEVISGEIYGRSPGLDTLPDIRMLQEMNKSQLLAVHKMVNPPMRVPLGFKQRLSLIPGAVNFVTPGQSDAIAPLYQIHPNLNALSSKIEDVRQSIKEGLFNDLFLMFAGGKLNNLTATEVLERSNEKLLLLGPVVERHQSEILSPLITRAFGILQRSGALPEMPKELIDVPLKIEFVSSLAQAQKIGTANSIRRLTADVASLAGLSPTVLEKLNFEQAIDELANLAGVPASMVNSNDELKNIRQKQQEQSTKAIFEKELSGLFNKKLTPFLDKVLDNMFKEMNNSTNSESQNKDKDKTREVK; encoded by the coding sequence ATGAAACAAACAACCCTAGAAAAAGCTAAAGCCAGAGTTAATTTATTAGAGCAACATCGCCAACCCATGAATGAGGTTTGGGGTGAGTTGGCAAAATATTTAGCTCCGGGACGTGGGGCAAAAAATTTGACCTCTCAATATGACACTCTAAAAAGCAACAGCAGTTCAAAAAATATTTTTGATGCAACGGCGATTCGAGCCGTACGCATTTTAGCCTCAGGCATGCAAAGTGGCTTAAGTAGCCCGGCTCGCCCTTGGTTTCGCCTACGCAGTTTCGCCAACGAAACTCATAACTCAGGCCCAATAAGACGTTGGCTTGATGAAGTTGAAAATCGTATATATGCCTCACTTGCCCGTTCTAATTTTTATTCTGCAATTCATAGTTTATATACGGAACTGGCGGTTTTTGGTTCTGCCAATCTTTATATGGAAGCTTGTCCTGAATATAATTTTCGTTTTGAATGTTTGAGTGCGGGGGAATACAGTTGGGGTATCGGTGAAAATGGACGTATTACAAGCGTCGCAAGACACATAAAAGTTCCACTTTCTGTTTTGGCTTCTCGCTTTGGAGTCTCTCGCCTTTCAAGCAACGCCCAAAAACTACTTTCTAAAGATGCAAGCCAAAGCATAGAACTTGTTCACTTAGTAGAACCAAGACATCAACGCAAACCAAACTTTATCGATCACGCAAACTTGCCCTATGCGTCTATTCTGTTTGAGGTTGATAACAGTGCCACTGAACTCTTGCATGAGGGAGGTTTTTCCGAGTTTCCACATTTATGTGCAAGGTGGGAAGTTATAAGCGGAGAAATTTATGGACGCTCACCGGGTCTTGATACCTTGCCGGATATTCGCATGTTGCAAGAAATGAATAAAAGCCAACTATTGGCGGTTCATAAAATGGTTAATCCGCCCATGCGTGTTCCACTGGGTTTTAAACAGCGTTTATCTTTAATTCCGGGAGCGGTTAATTTTGTAACCCCCGGACAAAGTGATGCTATCGCTCCTTTGTATCAAATTCACCCTAATTTAAACGCCCTTTCAAGTAAAATAGAAGACGTACGCCAATCAATCAAAGAAGGGTTATTTAACGATTTATTCCTGATGTTTGCTGGTGGAAAGCTCAATAATCTTACTGCGACTGAAGTTTTGGAACGTAGCAACGAAAAATTGCTTTTACTCGGACCTGTGGTGGAAAGGCATCAAAGCGAAATTTTATCGCCATTAATTACGCGGGCGTTTGGAATTTTACAAAGATCCGGAGCTTTACCGGAAATGCCAAAAGAACTGATTGATGTTCCGTTAAAGATTGAATTTGTTTCAAGCCTGGCTCAAGCCCAAAAAATTGGAACAGCCAACAGTATTCGGCGTTTAACCGCTGATGTGGCGAGCCTTGCCGGTCTTTCGCCTACTGTTTTGGAAAAGCTTAATTTTGAACAAGCTATTGACGAATTGGCAAATCTCGCCGGAGTTCCTGCAAGCATGGTCAATTCAAATGACGAATTAAAAAATATTCGCCAAAAACAACAAGAACAAAGCACCAAAGCTATTTTTGAAAAAGAACTCTCAGGTTTATTCAACAAAAAACTCACCCCATTTTTAGATAAAGTTTTAGATAATATGTTTAAAGAAATGAATAATTCAACAAATTCCGAATCTCAAAACAAAGACAAAGATAAAACCAGAGAAGTAAAATGA